The Exiguobacterium sp. FSL W8-0210 genome includes a window with the following:
- a CDS encoding primase C-terminal domain-containing protein, which translates to MNSSLSKSPVRQHSYLEQKVLETIFGRGIGLYDNYANNVPRSIKQKCDFELKTQGSIRVAYSKESIFDLSLGGQDIARSIQGVLHYHNNSHTGVTHFTPNTYYKAVKPSDIADENLRRVRTYCFDIDQKTSVQQILFAFEVAGIPCKPALILKTPKGVQFFVVFADNEAWYGSAAAVQYAKAIGEALRSSLYEQGLQIDLNNSLFGWARFPREETIMYFEKENVWSKSEATEWFQELGLKRGNASVNGSWLTSKAGRALWNMDEKGTRNMAAFELSVMAKRDGYELEDTLIMLKERNVKATYPMGNRRLEKAVKSAYKKDYFVRPDVVEMICGVRPQLRGYYKHKKSKEERAYEKIEELVERTIDHLEKRLPVGEGGSLSISASQLAEEMNHEKAQVKSLTRAFKKVSKSKFIIRKKRDLKGNVMKGRYAGFVIYRTQDFMLEISKQKQKIQLLRGTYNALCALEKTKEYSSKLMCQLPKHLGTVSRLSVLTLIYTSGCLPGPGLWWLDE; encoded by the coding sequence ATGAACTCGAGTCTTTCTAAAAGTCCTGTAAGACAGCATTCGTATTTAGAACAAAAAGTTTTAGAGACTATTTTCGGTCGTGGAATTGGATTATATGACAACTATGCCAATAATGTACCGAGATCAATCAAACAAAAGTGTGATTTCGAGTTGAAGACTCAAGGAAGTATCCGGGTTGCTTATAGTAAAGAAAGTATTTTTGACCTCTCTTTAGGAGGTCAAGATATTGCTCGAAGTATACAGGGTGTTTTGCATTACCATAACAATAGTCATACTGGAGTAACCCATTTTACTCCAAATACATATTATAAGGCCGTAAAGCCATCTGACATTGCTGATGAAAACTTAAGACGGGTTAGAACATATTGTTTTGATATCGATCAAAAAACATCAGTACAACAAATCCTGTTTGCTTTCGAAGTAGCAGGAATCCCGTGTAAACCGGCATTGATTTTAAAAACTCCAAAGGGAGTACAATTTTTTGTTGTGTTCGCAGATAATGAAGCGTGGTACGGTTCAGCTGCTGCTGTTCAATACGCAAAAGCTATTGGAGAAGCATTACGTTCTTCTTTGTATGAACAAGGCTTACAAATTGACTTGAACAACTCACTTTTTGGATGGGCTCGCTTTCCAAGAGAAGAAACAATTATGTACTTTGAAAAGGAAAACGTTTGGTCTAAAAGCGAAGCTACTGAGTGGTTTCAAGAATTAGGTCTAAAGCGTGGTAATGCATCAGTCAATGGATCATGGTTAACTAGCAAGGCAGGACGTGCTCTTTGGAATATGGACGAAAAAGGAACTCGAAACATGGCAGCTTTTGAATTAAGTGTCATGGCTAAGAGAGACGGATATGAGCTCGAGGATACTCTTATAATGCTGAAAGAGCGAAATGTAAAAGCTACCTATCCTATGGGTAACAGACGACTTGAGAAAGCCGTAAAAAGTGCATATAAGAAAGATTACTTTGTAAGACCAGATGTGGTTGAAATGATTTGTGGCGTGCGTCCACAGTTACGTGGTTACTATAAGCACAAAAAGTCTAAAGAAGAACGTGCCTATGAAAAAATAGAAGAGCTTGTAGAACGCACTATTGATCACCTTGAAAAAAGGTTGCCCGTTGGGGAGGGGGGCAGTCTGTCGATTAGTGCCTCACAACTTGCAGAAGAAATGAATCATGAAAAAGCACAAGTCAAAAGTTTGACTCGTGCTTTTAAGAAAGTCTCTAAATCTAAATTCATTATCCGTAAAAAAAGAGATTTAAAAGGTAATGTAATGAAAGGTAGATATGCTGGATTCGTTATTTATCGGACCCAGGACTTCATGCTGGAGATCTCCAAACAGAAGCAGAAGATTCAATTACTTAGAGGTACGTATAATGCATTATGTGCATTAGAAAAGACAAAAGAATATTCTTCAAAATTAATGTGTCAATTGCCAAAACACTTAGGTACCGTATCCCGCCTGTCTGTTTTGACCTTGATTTATACAAGTGGTTGTTTGCCAGGACCTGGACTATGGTGGTTGGACGAATAA